In Brevibacillus brevis NBRC 100599, a single genomic region encodes these proteins:
- the proS gene encoding proline--tRNA ligase produces MKEDKAFVKEITPQSEDFSRWYIDAIKKADLMDYTPVRGCIVFKPDGFELWERIQEAMNKRFKETGHRNAYFPMLIPESFFQKEKEHIEGFNPELPWVTEAGGEPLEEKLALRPTSETIIGHMYSQWIQSYRDLPVLINQWANVFRWEKRTMPFLRTSEFLWQEGHTAHATEEEARQETMQMLEIYREVVEQELAIPVWKGQKTPSERFAGAVDTYSIEAMMKDGKAVQAGTSHYLGDKFARGFEIKFLDRDNQFKYVHTTSWGTSTRLIGSMIMVHGDDRGLVLPPRMAPTQVIMIPVGPMKLREKVMEAFDPLFDEIKAAGVRVRADLREETPGWKFNEWEMRGVPLRLELGPRDVENGQVILARRDTGEKVTVSLEGIAQTVVQLLEEIQQNMFQKALAFRDENSHLGIDTLEQLSAHIAKNESENKTSGWVLAGWCGDDACESKIKEETKFTSRNIPFEPPVQKKACICCGKESQHSVWFGRAY; encoded by the coding sequence ATGAAAGAGGACAAAGCGTTTGTAAAAGAAATTACACCGCAATCGGAGGATTTTTCGCGTTGGTACATTGATGCCATCAAAAAGGCGGATTTGATGGACTACACACCGGTACGCGGCTGCATCGTGTTCAAGCCAGATGGCTTCGAGCTATGGGAGCGAATTCAAGAGGCGATGAATAAGCGCTTCAAGGAGACAGGGCATCGCAATGCCTATTTCCCGATGCTGATCCCCGAGTCTTTCTTTCAAAAAGAAAAAGAGCATATCGAGGGCTTCAATCCCGAGCTGCCTTGGGTAACAGAGGCTGGGGGCGAGCCGCTAGAGGAAAAGCTCGCGCTACGTCCAACCTCCGAGACGATCATCGGACATATGTATAGCCAATGGATTCAGAGCTACCGTGACCTGCCTGTATTAATCAACCAGTGGGCAAACGTGTTTCGCTGGGAGAAGCGGACGATGCCGTTCTTGCGGACATCAGAATTTCTTTGGCAGGAAGGCCACACGGCACATGCGACAGAGGAGGAAGCTCGTCAGGAAACGATGCAAATGCTAGAGATTTACCGAGAGGTCGTCGAGCAGGAGCTGGCCATTCCGGTTTGGAAGGGACAAAAAACACCAAGTGAACGCTTTGCTGGTGCTGTCGACACGTATTCCATTGAAGCGATGATGAAGGATGGCAAAGCAGTGCAAGCAGGCACTTCGCACTATTTGGGCGATAAATTCGCGCGCGGCTTTGAAATTAAGTTCTTGGATCGTGACAATCAGTTCAAGTACGTTCACACCACTTCATGGGGCACCTCTACGCGACTGATTGGTTCGATGATCATGGTGCATGGCGATGACCGCGGTCTCGTGTTGCCACCTCGCATGGCTCCGACACAAGTGATTATGATCCCAGTCGGTCCGATGAAGCTGCGCGAGAAAGTCATGGAGGCGTTTGATCCACTCTTTGACGAGATCAAGGCCGCAGGTGTGCGTGTCCGTGCTGATCTTCGCGAAGAAACGCCAGGCTGGAAGTTCAATGAATGGGAAATGCGCGGGGTTCCTCTGCGTCTGGAGCTCGGTCCGCGTGACGTGGAAAATGGTCAAGTAATTTTGGCTCGACGAGATACAGGGGAGAAGGTGACGGTTTCTCTTGAAGGTATCGCGCAAACAGTTGTTCAACTGTTGGAAGAGATTCAGCAAAATATGTTCCAAAAAGCACTAGCCTTCCGGGATGAGAACTCCCATTTGGGGATCGATACACTGGAGCAGCTATCCGCTCATATTGCCAAAAACGAGAGCGAAAACAAAACGAGTGGATGGGTGTTAGCTGGCTGGTGTGGGGATGATGCTTGTGAATCGAAGATCAAGGAAGAAACGAAGTTCACCTCCCGCAACATCCCGTTTGAGCCTCCTGTACAAAAGAAAGCCTGCATTTGCTGCGGCAAAGAGTCACAGCATAGTGTCTGGTTCGGCAGGGCGTATTAA
- a CDS encoding HAD family hydrolase → MRTILFDFDGTVADTLPLIFTAFRSTFQQFLQEHYTDEQIVALFGPTETGILQNKLPSHVHDNALAHFYRVYTDEHSRIQNPENIRNMLDELHTAGIQMGIVTGKGRKSADISLREWGLDKYFSVVITGDEVTDPKPHPEGIFTAMKQLGATPEDTIFVGDSDADVLAGRAAGLQTVGVDWLLVTQKSGKFAPEPDYHFTDVRAFTDWILGR, encoded by the coding sequence ATGCGGACAATCTTGTTTGATTTCGACGGCACAGTCGCCGATACTCTCCCCTTGATCTTCACCGCTTTTCGCTCTACCTTTCAGCAGTTTTTACAAGAGCATTATACCGACGAGCAGATTGTAGCTCTCTTTGGCCCCACAGAGACAGGCATTTTGCAAAACAAGCTGCCCTCCCATGTGCATGACAACGCCCTCGCTCATTTTTATCGTGTATACACAGATGAACACTCTCGTATACAAAACCCGGAAAATATCCGAAACATGCTCGATGAACTACACACAGCCGGTATCCAAATGGGGATCGTGACAGGTAAAGGCCGCAAAAGCGCTGATATCTCCCTCCGAGAATGGGGATTAGACAAGTATTTTTCCGTCGTAATCACAGGCGATGAGGTCACTGATCCGAAGCCACACCCAGAGGGGATTTTTACCGCTATGAAACAACTAGGCGCTACACCGGAGGACACCATTTTTGTAGGTGACAGTGATGCCGATGTGTTGGCTGGTCGTGCCGCTGGTTTGCAAACAGTCGGTGTGGATTGGCTTTTGGTTACACAAAAGTCGGGAAAATTCGCTCCCGAGCCTGACTACCACTTTACGGATGTTCGAGCTTTTACTGATTGGATACTCGGACGCTAG
- a CDS encoding winged helix-turn-helix domain-containing protein: protein MKEFYEVTDPEALKSLAIAERVKILELFEDLEPRTAKQIATELGENAARLHYHVKELVRVGLLEQVDTRVKGSIVEKYYEPVAKVIQVKLQLMIEENAQQLSDVMFTPFRTTEKDLMRTLNRFVASDQDVRKEYKNTFAYNLTEFYLSQDERNQFVEDISELLQKYKGFKKESGRRKFKFFDTLFPLTPADPTDDSDDPFDDSDE from the coding sequence ATGAAAGAGTTTTATGAAGTAACAGATCCAGAAGCGCTAAAATCGCTTGCTATAGCGGAACGGGTTAAAATTTTGGAACTCTTTGAAGATTTGGAGCCCAGAACGGCCAAACAAATCGCTACAGAACTAGGCGAAAATGCTGCACGGCTACATTACCATGTGAAGGAGCTCGTGCGTGTTGGGCTGCTCGAGCAAGTGGATACCCGGGTAAAAGGCTCCATTGTGGAGAAATATTATGAGCCTGTTGCCAAGGTCATTCAGGTCAAGCTCCAATTGATGATCGAAGAAAACGCTCAACAATTAAGTGATGTCATGTTCACTCCGTTTCGTACTACGGAAAAAGACCTCATGCGAACTCTCAATCGCTTCGTCGCAAGCGACCAAGATGTTAGGAAAGAGTATAAAAATACGTTCGCTTATAATTTGACTGAATTTTATTTGAGTCAAGATGAACGTAATCAATTTGTCGAAGACATCTCTGAGCTGTTGCAAAAGTACAAAGGGTTCAAAAAGGAATCTGGTCGTCGAAAATTCAAGTTTTTTGACACCCTGTTCCCATTGACTCCAGCTGACCCAACAGATGATTCAGATGATCCTTTTGATGATTCGGATGAGTAA
- the bcp gene encoding thioredoxin-dependent thiol peroxidase, with protein MTAVGQAAPAFTLQASDNQTLSLSQFYGQNVVLYFYPKDQTPTCTTEACDFRDFHSGFAELNTVVLGISPDSVKSHDKFIAKHELPFPLLADPDHQVAEAYGVWVLKKMYGREYMGIERTTFVIDKEGNIAKVWPKVKVKGHVQEVLQFIKEELQS; from the coding sequence TTGACGGCAGTAGGACAAGCTGCACCTGCATTTACTTTGCAGGCGAGCGACAATCAGACCCTCTCACTTTCCCAATTTTATGGTCAAAATGTAGTACTCTATTTTTATCCGAAGGACCAAACGCCGACATGTACCACAGAAGCATGTGATTTCCGTGACTTCCATTCGGGCTTTGCTGAGCTGAATACAGTTGTTCTCGGAATCAGTCCGGATTCTGTGAAATCGCATGATAAATTTATCGCGAAGCACGAATTACCTTTTCCACTTTTGGCCGATCCGGATCATCAAGTGGCTGAGGCTTATGGTGTGTGGGTGTTGAAGAAAATGTACGGACGAGAGTACATGGGTATAGAACGCACCACGTTCGTCATCGACAAAGAAGGCAACATCGCAAAGGTATGGCCAAAAGTAAAGGTCAAAGGACATGTGCAGGAAGTGCTTCAATTTATAAAGGAAGAGCTTCAATCCTAA
- a CDS encoding M42 family metallopeptidase, with amino-acid sequence MSVSTEYVVQSFCQLANIPSPSGNTEKVMAWVAQELEKLGVSYKRTNKGAIVATVTGANNEKARLLTAHVDTLGAMVKEIKSNGCLKLTLIGGFAFNAIEGEHCVVETSSGRLVTGTILSTKASVHVYSSEAGKAERNEANMEVRLDEKVTNKEQVLALGISVGDFVSFDPRVTVTDSGFIKSRHIDDKASVAVLLGVLKELSESGLKLPYTTHFFISNNEEIGYGGNSSIPDNVVEYLAVDMGAIGDGQTTDEYCVSICAKDSTGPYHYGLRSHLTKLAQENGLNYQVDIYPYYGSDASAALRAGYDVVHGLIGPGVDASHSHERTHKEALDNTAKLVMAYLQSKEMQA; translated from the coding sequence ATGAGTGTATCCACGGAATATGTTGTACAAAGCTTTTGCCAATTGGCGAACATCCCAAGTCCATCCGGCAATACGGAAAAAGTAATGGCTTGGGTTGCACAAGAGTTAGAAAAGCTTGGCGTTTCTTATAAACGGACAAACAAAGGGGCAATTGTTGCAACAGTAACGGGGGCCAATAACGAAAAGGCAAGACTCTTGACCGCTCACGTCGATACGCTGGGCGCGATGGTAAAGGAAATAAAGAGCAACGGGTGCTTGAAGCTGACCTTGATCGGCGGCTTTGCATTCAATGCGATTGAAGGAGAGCACTGCGTTGTAGAGACTAGCAGCGGCCGTCTTGTAACCGGTACCATTTTGTCCACCAAAGCTTCCGTGCATGTATACAGCTCAGAAGCGGGGAAAGCAGAGCGCAATGAGGCGAACATGGAAGTTCGACTGGATGAAAAGGTTACAAACAAAGAGCAAGTCCTTGCGCTTGGAATTTCCGTCGGAGATTTCGTCTCCTTTGATCCGCGAGTGACGGTAACGGATAGCGGCTTTATCAAGTCCCGCCATATTGACGACAAAGCAAGCGTAGCTGTGCTGCTGGGGGTTCTGAAAGAACTGAGTGAATCCGGCTTGAAGCTGCCTTACACCACGCACTTTTTTATCAGCAATAACGAAGAGATCGGCTACGGTGGCAACTCCAGCATCCCTGACAACGTGGTGGAGTACCTGGCTGTTGACATGGGAGCAATTGGGGACGGTCAGACGACAGATGAGTATTGCGTGTCCATATGTGCGAAGGATTCCACAGGACCTTACCACTACGGATTGCGCAGTCATCTGACCAAGCTCGCACAAGAGAACGGTCTGAACTACCAAGTGGACATTTATCCTTACTATGGTTCTGACGCAAGTGCTGCGCTGAGAGCCGGATATGACGTTGTCCATGGCTTGATTGGACCGGGAGTAGATGCTTCTCACTCCCATGAACGTACACATAAAGAAGCGCTCGACAACACGGCAAAGCTCGTGATGGCCTACCTTCAATCGAAAGAAATGCAAGCATAG
- a CDS encoding class I SAM-dependent methyltransferase, with translation MSNMYQWADYYDLTQRGVTGDVEFYLEQAKLAGGKVLDLACGTGRISIPMAQAGIDVTGIDLSQDMLARAQVKAEEQGVTSGLKLLQGDMRAFDLQESFSLIMIPFRSFLHLLHVQEQMKALTCIRKHLAPGGKFIMNVFVPKIHHFYEENEKMSLRGTYPLPSGEEVAMWDYTRYDHFQQLSEVTRIYERTDAQGVVTERVRGRFTLRYIFPAELHHLLRLNGLKVTQRYGSFAKTPFDANSSELILVAEAL, from the coding sequence ATGAGCAATATGTATCAATGGGCTGACTACTATGACCTCACGCAACGCGGTGTTACGGGTGATGTTGAGTTCTATCTGGAGCAAGCCAAGCTGGCAGGCGGCAAAGTGCTGGATCTCGCTTGCGGCACCGGAAGAATCAGCATTCCGATGGCGCAGGCTGGCATCGACGTTACCGGAATTGACCTATCCCAGGATATGCTGGCAAGGGCTCAGGTAAAGGCTGAGGAACAAGGTGTGACATCCGGCTTAAAGCTATTGCAAGGGGATATGCGCGCCTTTGATCTGCAGGAGTCATTTTCACTGATTATGATTCCTTTTCGGTCGTTTTTGCACCTTTTGCATGTTCAAGAGCAAATGAAGGCATTAACGTGCATTCGCAAGCATCTGGCTCCAGGCGGGAAATTCATCATGAACGTGTTTGTACCCAAGATCCATCATTTTTACGAGGAAAATGAAAAAATGTCCTTGCGTGGCACCTATCCACTCCCGTCAGGAGAAGAGGTTGCGATGTGGGATTACACCCGCTATGACCACTTTCAGCAACTGTCCGAAGTGACACGCATATACGAGCGTACGGATGCACAGGGAGTTGTGACGGAAAGGGTGAGGGGCCGATTTACCCTCCGCTACATTTTCCCCGCGGAGCTCCATCATCTGCTTCGTTTAAACGGCTTGAAGGTCACACAACGATACGGTTCTTTTGCAAAGACGCCTTTTGATGCAAATAGCTCAGAATTGATTCTGGTCGCAGAAGCTTTGTAA
- a CDS encoding cob(I)yrinic acid a,c-diamide adenosyltransferase, whose translation MKIYTKSGDKGETSLVAGVRVPKFADRVEAYGTCDEANSQIGLALALLPATEEWKELQDVFHVIQTKLFHVGAELATPEGKKVGWPIAEEDVTFLEEQIDMLDAKLPPLTNFILPGGHPAAAAFHVSRTVVRRAERKAVHVAQQEQVNPSVVKYLNRLSDYLFVVARHINKETSAVEKTLHE comes from the coding sequence ATGAAGATTTATACAAAGTCAGGGGATAAAGGTGAGACGTCACTGGTTGCAGGTGTCCGCGTGCCTAAGTTTGCGGACCGTGTAGAGGCATACGGTACTTGCGATGAAGCCAACTCGCAGATTGGATTGGCACTGGCTCTGTTGCCTGCGACAGAAGAATGGAAGGAATTGCAGGATGTGTTCCATGTCATTCAGACAAAGCTGTTCCATGTAGGAGCTGAGCTTGCGACGCCAGAAGGCAAGAAGGTCGGTTGGCCGATTGCAGAAGAGGACGTTACTTTTCTGGAAGAGCAAATTGACATGCTAGATGCAAAGTTGCCGCCGCTCACCAATTTTATTTTGCCTGGCGGACATCCAGCTGCGGCTGCCTTCCATGTTTCGCGTACGGTCGTCCGACGTGCAGAGCGCAAAGCTGTTCATGTGGCACAGCAGGAGCAGGTAAACCCGTCCGTGGTCAAATACCTCAACCGTCTGTCCGATTATCTGTTCGTTGTGGCTCGTCATATTAATAAAGAGACAAGTGCAGTAGAAAAAACACTGCATGAATAG
- a CDS encoding complex I NDUFA9 subunit family protein — translation MKVFLTGATGFVGRGILERLQAEGYETVCLTRAGSTGKLPFTETANPHVTEATGDLFDKESLMRAMQGCDAVIHLVGIIREQPGKGISFSRIHVEGTKNVLDAAKQAGIKRIVHMSALGARKNATSAYHRTKYEAEQLVQTSGIPYVIFRPSVIFGPGDEFVNMLADLVRLPVTPVIGDGSYPLQPVARKTVADVFVQALSRPESTNQTYETGGPERLSYGQILDTIGEAIGKRKVNKIHIPLALMKPVVNMMERFPFFPITNTQLTMLLEGNACKDGKLLYDTFHTEKIDFLPGITTYLRTK, via the coding sequence ATGAAAGTATTCCTGACTGGTGCCACAGGTTTTGTTGGACGGGGTATACTCGAGCGCTTGCAGGCAGAAGGATATGAGACGGTTTGCCTCACCAGAGCTGGTTCAACAGGTAAGCTTCCCTTCACCGAAACCGCCAATCCACATGTTACGGAAGCAACTGGCGATCTATTTGATAAAGAATCATTGATGAGAGCGATGCAAGGCTGCGATGCTGTCATCCACCTCGTTGGAATTATTCGCGAACAACCGGGGAAAGGCATTAGCTTTTCTCGTATCCATGTAGAAGGTACAAAAAATGTACTGGACGCCGCCAAGCAAGCTGGAATCAAGCGCATTGTCCATATGAGTGCTCTTGGTGCACGCAAAAACGCCACGAGCGCCTATCATCGAACCAAATACGAAGCAGAGCAGCTTGTGCAAACAAGCGGTATTCCATACGTCATTTTCCGTCCATCTGTTATTTTTGGCCCTGGGGATGAATTCGTGAACATGCTCGCCGATCTGGTCCGGTTACCTGTCACACCAGTCATTGGTGATGGCTCCTATCCTTTGCAGCCAGTTGCTCGCAAGACGGTGGCGGATGTATTCGTCCAAGCCTTGAGCAGACCGGAATCAACCAATCAAACCTACGAAACAGGTGGACCCGAACGGCTCTCCTACGGACAAATTCTCGATACGATTGGCGAGGCCATTGGAAAACGAAAGGTCAATAAAATCCACATCCCCCTCGCTCTCATGAAGCCAGTGGTAAATATGATGGAGAGATTTCCATTTTTCCCGATTACCAACACGCAGCTCACTATGCTGCTAGAAGGAAACGCATGTAAGGATGGAAAGCTTCTCTACGACACTTTTCATACAGAGAAAATCGATTTTCTGCCGGGAATCACCACTTACCTGCGTACCAAATAA
- the nth gene encoding endonuclease III, producing MAQRKVPVADILDNLQQLYPDAHCELNYTTPFELLIATILSAQCTDKRVNEITAPMFQQLNQPEHYLHLTQEEMEEHIKGLGLYKNKSKNILETCRILYEKYNSEVPQTHAELEALPGVGRKTANVVLSNAFGIPAIAVDTHVFRVGNRLGLANSDNVDEVERQLMKRIPKEKWTDAHHWLIWHGRRVCSSRNPQCGSCTLQSMCKFAQAEAKKAKKPATKKPAKAK from the coding sequence ATGGCACAACGCAAAGTACCTGTGGCCGACATTTTGGATAATTTACAGCAGCTTTATCCGGATGCGCACTGTGAATTGAATTATACAACCCCGTTTGAACTTCTCATTGCGACCATTCTTTCGGCCCAATGTACAGATAAACGGGTGAATGAGATTACCGCACCCATGTTCCAGCAACTAAACCAGCCGGAGCATTACCTTCATTTGACACAGGAAGAAATGGAAGAGCATATAAAAGGGCTCGGGTTGTATAAGAATAAGAGTAAAAACATTTTAGAGACCTGTAGAATCTTGTACGAAAAATACAATAGCGAAGTTCCACAAACGCATGCCGAGCTCGAAGCATTGCCGGGAGTAGGGAGAAAGACCGCAAATGTCGTTTTGTCCAATGCATTCGGGATTCCTGCGATCGCGGTGGATACGCATGTATTCCGCGTAGGAAACCGGTTAGGCCTTGCGAATAGCGACAATGTGGACGAAGTGGAGCGGCAGCTTATGAAGCGCATTCCGAAAGAGAAGTGGACGGATGCCCATCATTGGCTAATCTGGCACGGCAGACGCGTATGTTCGTCGCGCAATCCACAGTGCGGTAGCTGTACACTTCAATCCATGTGTAAGTTTGCACAGGCTGAAGCCAAAAAAGCCAAAAAACCTGCAACCAAAAAGCCTGCAAAAGCAAAGTAA